From one Streptomyces sp. CA-210063 genomic stretch:
- the pucL gene encoding factor-independent urate hydroxylase produces the protein MTDHSRPARPVLGQNQYGKAENRVVKITRDGATHHIKDLNVSVSLSGDMEEVHLSGSNANVLPTDTTKNTVYAFAKEHGIESAEQFGIHLARHFVTSQPAIHRARIRIEEYAWERIEHGGEGAHSFVRRGQETRLTQITYDGSSWEVVSGLKDLTVMNSTDSEFWGYVKDKYTTLPEAYDRVLATEVSARWRFNWTDDEREMPDWEASYEQVKKHMLQAFAETYSLSLQQTLYQMGARIIDNRDEVDEVRFSLPNKHHFLVDLAPFGLKNDTADGAVYFAADRPYGLIEATVLRDGCEEKIPADLTNL, from the coding sequence ATGACCGACCATTCCCGCCCTGCCCGCCCGGTGTTGGGGCAGAACCAGTACGGCAAGGCCGAGAACCGGGTCGTCAAGATCACGCGGGACGGCGCCACCCACCACATCAAGGACCTCAACGTCTCCGTGTCGCTCTCCGGCGACATGGAGGAGGTCCACCTCTCCGGCTCGAACGCGAACGTCCTGCCGACGGACACCACCAAGAACACGGTGTACGCCTTCGCCAAGGAGCACGGCATCGAGTCCGCCGAGCAGTTCGGCATCCACCTCGCCCGCCACTTCGTGACCTCCCAGCCGGCCATCCACCGGGCCCGCATCCGTATCGAGGAGTACGCCTGGGAGCGCATCGAGCACGGCGGTGAGGGCGCGCACTCCTTCGTCCGCAGGGGCCAGGAGACCCGGCTGACCCAGATCACGTACGACGGCTCGTCGTGGGAGGTCGTCTCCGGCCTCAAGGACCTGACGGTCATGAACTCGACCGACTCGGAGTTCTGGGGCTACGTCAAGGACAAGTACACGACCCTCCCCGAGGCGTACGACCGCGTTCTCGCCACCGAGGTCTCCGCCCGCTGGCGCTTCAACTGGACCGACGACGAGCGGGAGATGCCCGACTGGGAGGCGTCGTACGAGCAGGTGAAGAAGCACATGCTCCAGGCGTTCGCGGAGACGTACTCGCTCTCGCTCCAGCAGACCCTGTACCAGATGGGCGCGCGGATCATCGACAACCGCGACGAGGTCGACGAGGTCCGCTTCTCCCTCCCGAACAAGCACCACTTCCTCGTGGACCTCGCCCCGTTCGGTCTCAAGAACGACACCGCCGACGGAGCCGTGTACTTCGCCGCCGACCGCCCCTACGGCCTGATCGAGGCAACCGTCCTGCGGGACGGATGCGAAGAGAAGATCCCGGCGGACCTCACCAACCTCTGA
- a CDS encoding helix-turn-helix domain-containing protein: MTGTGDEPFVAAVKPLVDAMGGVMLPPDEAGPDDVVLAWEGADVVAVRLPQLAESLDHILAALERKVGKPLADLDRKAKQEVVRILEARGAFSVRHGVETVASALGVSRFTVYNYLNREKEA; the protein is encoded by the coding sequence GTGACCGGCACCGGCGACGAGCCCTTCGTCGCGGCCGTCAAACCGCTGGTCGACGCCATGGGCGGAGTCATGCTGCCGCCGGACGAGGCCGGCCCCGACGACGTCGTCCTCGCCTGGGAGGGCGCCGACGTCGTCGCCGTACGCCTGCCGCAGCTCGCCGAGTCGCTGGATCACATCCTGGCCGCGCTGGAGCGCAAGGTGGGCAAGCCGCTGGCCGACCTCGACCGCAAGGCCAAGCAGGAAGTCGTACGGATACTGGAGGCGCGCGGCGCCTTCTCCGTGCGCCACGGCGTGGAGACCGTCGCGAGCGCGCTCGGCGTCAGCCGCTTCACCGTCTACAACTACCTCAACCGCGAGAAAGAGGCCTGA
- a CDS encoding acyl-CoA thioesterase encodes MTEPFFVPVTVRGYETDIQGHLNQSVYLQYGEHARWALLQAAGIRQADLMAKGVGPVALETTISYRRELLAGDEVEVTCVFVWGEGKTFRIEQTVRRTDGTVAAEITGVGGLMDLKIRKLVADPGEYFRALAADPSLFGF; translated from the coding sequence GTGACCGAGCCGTTTTTCGTTCCAGTGACCGTGCGGGGATACGAGACCGATATACAGGGGCACCTGAACCAGAGCGTGTATCTCCAGTACGGCGAGCATGCGCGGTGGGCGTTGCTGCAGGCGGCCGGGATACGTCAGGCCGATCTGATGGCGAAGGGGGTCGGTCCCGTGGCGCTGGAGACGACGATCAGCTATCGCCGGGAGCTGCTGGCGGGTGACGAGGTCGAGGTGACGTGTGTGTTCGTCTGGGGTGAGGGCAAGACGTTCCGCATCGAGCAGACCGTACGCAGGACGGACGGCACCGTGGCGGCCGAGATCACCGGCGTCGGTGGGCTCATGGACCTGAAGATCCGCAAGCTGGTGGCCGACCCCGGGGAGTATTTCCGGGCCCTGGCGGCCGACCCCTCGCTGTTCGGGTTCTGA
- the uraD gene encoding 2-oxo-4-hydroxy-4-carboxy-5-ureidoimidazoline decarboxylase: MTSSSSTPGLARFNALEKHAATAALHEACASAEWGRRLLAGRPYAAVEDLFAASDAAMAELTAEDLAEAMAGHPPIGRPKPGDPTSAREQRGMAGASDELKAEMLELNLAYQEKFGHVFLICATGRTGEQMRDAVKERIGNAPEREREIVRTELGKINRIRLARLVEEEARS, encoded by the coding sequence GTGACTTCGAGTTCCTCGACACCGGGCCTCGCCCGGTTCAACGCCCTGGAGAAGCACGCGGCCACCGCGGCGCTCCACGAGGCGTGCGCCTCGGCGGAATGGGGGCGCAGGCTCCTCGCCGGCCGCCCGTACGCCGCCGTCGAGGACCTCTTCGCCGCCAGTGACGCGGCCATGGCCGAGCTGACCGCCGAGGACCTGGCGGAGGCGATGGCCGGACATCCGCCGATCGGCCGCCCGAAGCCGGGCGATCCGACGTCGGCGCGTGAGCAGCGCGGGATGGCCGGCGCCTCGGACGAGCTGAAGGCGGAGATGCTCGAACTGAACCTGGCCTACCAGGAGAAGTTCGGCCATGTCTTCCTGATCTGCGCCACCGGCCGCACCGGCGAGCAGATGCGCGACGCGGTCAAGGAACGGATCGGCAACGCGCCCGAGCGGGAACGCGAGATCGTCCGCACCGAACTGGGCAAGATCAACCGCATTCGCCTGGCCCGGCTCGTCGAAGAGGAAGCCCGATCATGA
- a CDS encoding alpha-N-acetylglucosaminidase, whose translation MPLARRALLAALAVSSAAACTSARAIPSDDAPRTDKALRTASVAARRLLPDHWRQITFAEGQERDTFRVSGSTGHVTVAGDTPATQLTGLNWYLRHIAYAEINWAGEQTDLLPRELPGLDGTVSRRANVPHRFALNDTNDGYTGAYLDWTYWERELDVLALHGYNEVLVYAGADALYHRVFQEFGYADEELRTWIPGPAHQPWWLLQNLSAFPSPVSQQLLDARAALGRRIADRVRELGMTPVFPGYFGTVPAGFAERNPGARTVPQGEWMGFARPDWLDPRTDEFARVAAAFYRVQDEMCGGASTLYKMDLLHEGGDPGDVPVADAAKGVERALRRAHPGATWVILGWQHNPPRAIVDAVDKKHMLVVDGLSDRFPTVTDREADWGDTPYAFGSIWNFGGHTVLGANTPDWAELYEKWRTNGGSKLRGIALMPEAADNNPAAFALFSELAWREGALDLKAWFAEWAHARYGARDAHAEAAWDILRRTAYGTTRADSWSEGADGLFGARPALNSVRAGRWSPKRLRYDAADFEPALGELLRVRTELRASSAYRRDLLDVARQSLSNRSRVLLPRIKEAYDAGNADRFDELSGVWLSLMDLLDELVATDSRHLLGRWVADARSWGAGAAEREQLAYDNLSLLTVWGTRKGADAGLRDYANREWAGLVGGLYRLRWSTYFEELRAALKEGRAPKKIDWFALEDRWTRDPGPLATEPSGDTYTVAARVRDRLTALS comes from the coding sequence ATGCCGCTCGCCCGCCGTGCCCTCCTCGCCGCCCTCGCCGTAAGTTCGGCGGCGGCCTGCACCTCGGCCCGCGCGATCCCCTCGGACGACGCGCCCCGCACCGACAAGGCACTGCGCACGGCCTCGGTGGCGGCCCGGCGGCTGCTGCCGGACCACTGGCGGCAGATCACGTTCGCGGAAGGGCAGGAACGGGACACCTTCCGCGTGTCGGGGAGCACCGGGCACGTCACCGTCGCCGGTGACACACCCGCCACCCAACTCACCGGCCTGAACTGGTACTTGCGGCACATCGCGTACGCCGAGATCAACTGGGCGGGCGAGCAGACGGACCTCCTGCCGCGCGAGCTGCCGGGCCTCGACGGCACGGTCAGCCGTCGGGCGAACGTCCCCCACCGCTTCGCGCTGAACGACACGAACGACGGCTACACGGGCGCGTACCTCGACTGGACGTACTGGGAGCGCGAACTCGACGTGCTGGCGCTGCACGGCTACAACGAGGTCCTGGTCTACGCGGGCGCGGACGCGCTGTACCACCGGGTGTTCCAGGAGTTCGGGTACGCGGACGAGGAGCTGCGGACGTGGATCCCGGGCCCGGCCCACCAGCCCTGGTGGCTGCTGCAGAACCTGTCCGCCTTCCCCTCCCCCGTCTCCCAACAGCTCCTGGACGCCCGGGCCGCCCTCGGCCGCCGGATCGCGGACCGGGTGCGGGAGCTGGGGATGACGCCGGTGTTCCCCGGCTACTTCGGCACGGTCCCGGCCGGTTTCGCGGAGCGCAATCCGGGGGCGCGGACCGTGCCGCAGGGCGAGTGGATGGGCTTCGCGCGCCCCGACTGGCTGGACCCGCGCACGGACGAGTTCGCGCGGGTGGCGGCGGCCTTCTACCGCGTGCAGGACGAGATGTGCGGCGGCGCGTCGACCCTGTACAAGATGGACCTCCTGCACGAGGGCGGCGACCCGGGCGACGTGCCCGTCGCCGACGCGGCGAAGGGCGTCGAGCGGGCACTCCGCCGGGCCCACCCGGGGGCCACCTGGGTGATCCTCGGCTGGCAGCACAACCCGCCGCGCGCGATCGTCGATGCCGTCGACAAGAAGCACATGCTCGTCGTCGACGGCCTCTCCGACCGCTTCCCCACGGTCACCGACCGCGAGGCCGACTGGGGCGACACGCCGTACGCCTTCGGCTCGATCTGGAACTTCGGCGGCCACACCGTGCTCGGCGCGAACACGCCCGACTGGGCCGAGCTGTACGAGAAGTGGCGCACGAACGGCGGCAGCAAGCTGCGCGGGATCGCCCTGATGCCGGAGGCGGCGGACAACAACCCGGCCGCCTTCGCTCTCTTCTCCGAACTGGCCTGGCGGGAAGGCGCGTTGGATCTGAAGGCCTGGTTCGCCGAGTGGGCGCACGCCCGGTACGGGGCCCGCGATGCGCACGCCGAGGCCGCCTGGGACATCCTGCGCCGCACCGCGTACGGCACCACCCGCGCCGACTCGTGGAGCGAGGGCGCCGACGGCCTGTTCGGCGCCCGGCCGGCACTGAACTCCGTACGGGCGGGCCGCTGGTCGCCGAAGCGACTCCGCTACGACGCCGCCGACTTCGAGCCCGCGCTCGGCGAACTGCTGCGAGTGCGGACCGAGTTGCGCGCATCTTCGGCGTACCGTCGCGACCTCCTCGATGTGGCCCGTCAGTCGCTCTCCAATCGCAGCCGGGTCCTGCTGCCGCGGATCAAGGAGGCGTACGACGCCGGGAACGCGGACCGTTTCGACGAGTTGAGCGGTGTCTGGCTCTCGCTCATGGATCTGCTGGACGAGCTGGTGGCCACCGACTCCCGGCATCTGCTGGGCCGTTGGGTCGCGGACGCCCGTTCCTGGGGTGCGGGGGCCGCCGAGCGGGAGCAGTTGGCGTACGACAATCTGTCGCTGCTGACCGTGTGGGGGACGCGGAAGGGCGCGGACGCGGGGCTGCGGGACTACGCGAACCGGGAGTGGGCGGGGCTGGTCGGCGGGCTGTACCGGCTGCGCTGGTCGACGTACTTCGAGGAGCTGCGGGCCGCGCTGAAGGAGGGCCGGGCGCCGAAGAAGATCGACTGGTTCGCCCTGGAGGACCGCTGGACCCGTGATCCGGGGCCGCTCGCGACCGAGCCGAGCGGGGACACGTACACGGTCGCCGCACGGGTCCGGGACCGGCTCACAGCGCTCTCCTGA
- the uraH gene encoding hydroxyisourate hydrolase — translation MSTSTTASVSTHILDTSAGRPAEGVAVHLAARSGRDATWQTLGGSATDADGRCKDLPALPEGTTHVRLDFEVEPYLEQSVKKQADAQQDAPANRDSGAVFFPEVVITFAVTPGEHYHVPLLLNPFGYSVYRGS, via the coding sequence ATGAGCACCAGCACGACCGCCTCGGTGTCCACACACATCCTGGACACCTCCGCCGGCCGTCCCGCCGAGGGCGTCGCCGTCCACCTCGCCGCCCGCTCCGGGCGCGACGCGACGTGGCAGACGCTCGGCGGATCCGCGACCGACGCCGACGGCCGGTGTAAGGACCTGCCGGCGCTGCCGGAGGGCACCACCCACGTACGGCTCGACTTCGAGGTCGAGCCCTACCTCGAACAGTCCGTGAAGAAGCAAGCCGATGCGCAGCAGGACGCCCCCGCGAATCGGGACAGCGGTGCCGTGTTCTTCCCCGAGGTCGTCATCACCTTCGCGGTGACGCCCGGCGAGCATTACCACGTACCGCTGCTGCTCAACCCGTTCGGCTACTCCGTATACCGAGGGAGCTAG
- a CDS encoding 8-oxoguanine deaminase has translation MAATQRVVIENAAIATVDAKDTEYTSGHVVVADNMIESVGAGKAPEGLADVVRRIDATGHLVTPGLVNSHHHFYQWITRGLATDHNLFDWLVALYPTWARIDERMTYAAAQGSLGMLARGGVTTAMDHHYVFPQGTGDLSGSIIRAAREMGVRFTLARGSMDRSEKDGGLPPDFAVETLQGALAATEATVDEHHDASFGAMTQVAVAPCSPFSVSTELLKQGAELARRKGVRLHTHGSETVEEEQFCKELFGMGPTDYFESTGWLGEDVWMAHCVHMNDSDIDAFARTKTGVAHCPSSNARLAAGIARVPDMLAAGVPVGLGVDGTASNESGELHTELRNALLINRLGAHREAALNARQALRLGTFGGAQVLGRASEIGSLEVGKLADLVLWKLDTLAHASIADPVAALVFGAAAPVTASFVNGRQIVEHGRLLHVDEDAIARSTRAEAQRLARIAAGS, from the coding sequence ATGGCAGCAACCCAGCGCGTCGTCATCGAGAACGCGGCGATCGCGACCGTGGACGCGAAGGACACCGAGTACACGTCGGGGCATGTGGTCGTGGCGGACAACATGATCGAGTCGGTCGGCGCCGGCAAGGCTCCCGAGGGGCTGGCCGACGTCGTACGCCGGATCGACGCGACCGGGCACCTGGTGACCCCCGGCCTGGTCAACTCCCACCACCACTTCTACCAGTGGATCACCCGGGGCCTCGCCACCGACCACAACCTCTTCGACTGGCTCGTCGCCCTCTACCCGACCTGGGCGCGCATCGACGAGCGCATGACGTACGCGGCCGCGCAGGGCTCGCTCGGCATGTTGGCCCGTGGCGGGGTGACGACCGCGATGGACCACCACTACGTCTTCCCGCAGGGGACCGGAGATCTGTCGGGCTCGATCATCCGGGCGGCGCGCGAGATGGGCGTCCGCTTCACGCTCGCCCGGGGCTCCATGGACCGCAGCGAGAAGGACGGCGGTCTGCCCCCGGACTTCGCCGTCGAGACCCTTCAGGGCGCGCTCGCCGCCACCGAGGCGACCGTCGACGAGCACCACGACGCCTCCTTCGGCGCGATGACCCAGGTGGCCGTCGCGCCCTGCTCGCCGTTCTCCGTCTCCACCGAACTCCTCAAGCAGGGCGCCGAGTTGGCGCGCCGCAAGGGCGTACGGCTGCACACCCATGGCTCGGAGACGGTCGAAGAGGAGCAGTTCTGCAAGGAACTGTTCGGCATGGGCCCGACCGACTACTTCGAGTCGACGGGCTGGCTCGGTGAGGACGTGTGGATGGCCCACTGCGTCCATATGAACGACTCCGACATCGACGCCTTCGCCCGCACGAAGACGGGTGTCGCCCACTGCCCGTCCTCCAACGCCCGACTGGCGGCGGGCATCGCCCGTGTCCCGGACATGCTGGCGGCCGGCGTCCCGGTCGGCCTCGGCGTCGACGGCACCGCGTCGAACGAGTCCGGTGAGCTGCACACGGAGTTGCGCAACGCGCTCCTCATCAACCGCCTCGGCGCCCACCGCGAAGCGGCGTTGAACGCCCGCCAGGCGCTGCGCCTCGGCACTTTCGGCGGCGCCCAAGTCCTGGGCCGGGCGAGCGAGATCGGCTCCCTGGAGGTGGGCAAGCTCGCCGACCTCGTCCTCTGGAAGCTCGACACCCTCGCTCACGCGTCGATCGCCGACCCGGTGGCCGCCCTGGTCTTCGGCGCGGCGGCCCCCGTGACCGCGTCGTTCGTGAATGGCCGTCAGATCGTGGAGCACGGACGGCTGCTGCACGTGGACGAGGACGCGATCGCCCGCTCGACACGGGCAGAGGCTCAGCGGCTGGCGCGGATCGCCGCCGGGAGCTGA
- a CDS encoding peroxidase family protein translates to MVHRHHRETYFVVDEGRILEFEKGEAIARVPSATEQQMAFRFSRFGEKGVQLDETLRGKLAEAMTTGTGGADPDSGEPGTAIPAGFTYLGQFVDHDLTLDRTQVGLGEPVPVEDLAQGRSPALDLDSLYGMGPKHASSARFYEPDGRLKTGTTLGVGFPPEFPPASIDQEGFDLPRAGEAAGGTQADKRAPLIPDARNDENLAVGQLHLAFIRFHNRVVDHLAERGVPEHRLFHAARDIVVKHYQWVLRTDFLPRIVDPDIVERVFTRGRKHFERPGYTRPGDLPTMPIEFSVAAYRLGHSMVRGAYQWNSVFRAGGPGPIASLGLLFRFSGTAGNLTPGPDDLSDLDDPNSGENLRLPSNWIVDFRRLFDFGETGRDDLVVPEGEFNVAKRLDTLLVDPLATLPTGTFDGRGRPAPPPIQRNLAFRNLTRAAMVELATGPQLAAQMGFKPLTEDQILRGDGGAVLEGLSDAERAQLVEHTPLWFYVLREAEVNEAHPGRLTGVGGTLVAEVFHRAMEGSRTSIVKHPHWRPSLPAHRKGRFTMTDLLLFAFENDPALLNPLG, encoded by the coding sequence ATGGTGCATCGACACCATCGCGAGACCTACTTCGTCGTCGACGAGGGCCGGATCCTGGAGTTCGAGAAGGGGGAGGCGATCGCGCGCGTACCTAGCGCGACCGAGCAGCAGATGGCCTTCCGCTTCTCCCGGTTCGGCGAGAAGGGGGTCCAGCTCGACGAGACACTGCGCGGCAAGCTGGCCGAGGCCATGACCACGGGCACGGGCGGCGCCGACCCCGACTCCGGGGAACCCGGGACGGCGATCCCGGCGGGGTTCACGTACCTCGGGCAGTTCGTCGACCACGACCTGACACTGGACCGCACCCAGGTGGGGCTGGGCGAGCCGGTCCCGGTCGAGGACCTGGCGCAGGGGCGCAGCCCCGCCCTCGACCTGGACTCGCTCTACGGTATGGGCCCGAAGCACGCGAGCAGCGCCCGCTTCTACGAGCCCGACGGCCGCCTCAAGACGGGCACCACACTCGGCGTGGGCTTCCCGCCCGAGTTCCCGCCCGCCAGCATCGACCAGGAGGGCTTCGACCTGCCGAGGGCCGGCGAGGCGGCCGGCGGCACGCAGGCGGACAAGCGCGCCCCGCTCATCCCGGACGCGCGCAACGACGAGAACCTGGCCGTCGGCCAGCTCCACCTGGCGTTCATCCGCTTCCACAACCGCGTCGTCGACCACCTCGCCGAGCGCGGAGTGCCCGAGCACCGGCTGTTCCACGCGGCCCGGGACATCGTCGTGAAGCACTACCAGTGGGTGCTGCGCACCGACTTCCTGCCGCGCATCGTCGACCCGGACATCGTCGAGCGGGTCTTCACCCGGGGGCGCAAGCACTTCGAGCGGCCCGGGTACACCCGTCCCGGTGACCTGCCCACGATGCCCATCGAGTTCTCCGTCGCCGCCTACCGGCTCGGACACAGCATGGTGCGCGGGGCCTACCAGTGGAACAGCGTGTTCCGTGCGGGCGGACCGGGCCCGATCGCCTCGCTCGGCCTGCTGTTCCGGTTCAGCGGCACGGCGGGCAACCTCACGCCGGGCCCGGACGACCTGAGCGACCTCGACGACCCGAACTCCGGGGAGAACCTGCGGCTGCCGAGCAACTGGATCGTCGACTTCCGTCGGCTGTTCGACTTCGGCGAGACCGGCCGGGACGACCTGGTCGTGCCCGAGGGCGAGTTCAACGTGGCCAAGCGTCTCGACACGCTGCTCGTCGACCCGTTGGCCACGCTGCCGACCGGCACCTTCGACGGTCGTGGCCGCCCTGCCCCGCCGCCGATCCAGCGCAACCTCGCGTTCCGCAACCTCACGCGGGCCGCGATGGTCGAGCTGGCCACCGGGCCCCAGCTGGCCGCCCAGATGGGCTTCAAGCCGCTGACGGAGGACCAGATCCTGCGGGGCGACGGCGGCGCCGTCCTGGAGGGCCTCTCCGACGCCGAGCGCGCACAGCTCGTGGAGCACACCCCGCTGTGGTTCTACGTCCTGCGCGAGGCCGAGGTGAACGAAGCCCACCCCGGCCGCCTCACCGGCGTCGGCGGCACCCTCGTCGCCGAGGTCTTCCACCGTGCGATGGAGGGCAGCAGGACGTCGATCGTGAAGCACCCGCACTGGCGCCCGAGCCTCCCGGCCCACCGGAAGGGCCGGTTCACGATGACGGACCTGCTGCTGTTCGCCTTCGAGAACGACCCGGCTCTGCTCAACCCGCTGGGCTGA